In the Neodiprion virginianus isolate iyNeoVirg1 chromosome 2, iyNeoVirg1.1, whole genome shotgun sequence genome, TCACAGACAAATATTTCTGTCAGTTGTCTGCTAGTTTCTCTTATTTTAAATTACTTGTTGTATATATTGATACTGTAATACTTAGTAACGTGATAGTTCCATGCAGACCGTGTATGACATTGTATTTAGAAATACGACGAAAGTAggaaatatgaatttttttttaatgattatgTAATTACAATATGCATCAACATTGACAATGGTTCGCGATCACGAAcgtcagaaaattttattggaTAGTTGACCAAAAAAAAGTCCCTAGctattcgattctttttttttcatttatccgttctaatgaaaatcaaacaaaatatGCGATCTTATTATTAACCCCCTAGCTTTCTAAGATACgtttaacttttttcttttacaaatgGCGTAATATACTGTGACTGTTGACCtatgtgattattttttgatgTACAGAACAAATTGAAGAGgattgaaaaagaatgaagCGTTATAAATACAGGTTGAAACGCTACGATAATAAACAGTAATCGACAAATTATTGCTAAGTATGTcatttatatgaatatttcttttcgttttacTGATTACGGTCATATGATATGAGGATCTATGTGTAGTAAGGGGATATAGTCGCGGCCTCATGTATCACGTTTGCGTGAAACTATGTTACATCATGTATATTACGTCGTTTGAACTAATTTTTTCTTGGTTCGCGTTATTCTACTATTGTTGTTCGATGATGTTGCAATGATTTAACTACCATTGCACAACAAGGATGGATGAATAAATATCGACGTATTGTCGCGATAGGTGTGAACGATAATATTGAATGAGTGATTCCACTAGATGTTGTCTCCTATACAACGGTCCGGAAGAATTGTGATTTAGTCGTTAATTCAGAAGATTATGAGGATGTAtcatgtattattatatcttgtatgtgtatattgaatgatatttttattaaaatgatgTTCTATTCATCATTAATTGTCTACGTTCTCCTTCATCTCTAGTTAGTAATGATTAGCATGAAGTAGACAAACATTGGCGGTATGTGATCCATAGCTCCTGATCCCCCTCGCTATATGAAGTTGACATACTGCAACGAAGGATCAATTCCAGAGCAGAACGGACAGCGGATAAATAACATGAACAATCATTCGTTTCTTGGCTGTAACTCTGGATGCGTTGCTTGCCGCCTGATAGAACTCCGCTTACGTCGAGATAAAGCCTGAAAGAATGATTTCCGGCGATTTTCAGAATCATCGGAATTTTAAGACAGATTGACAGGTGTGGGCCTGACCTCTGATTTGCGTGACAAAATCTTACGTCTGAAAATCGATTCGCATGGCTCTGCTTGGAATAGTTGGGCCCTCCGGAATGCACAAAACGTAGTGAAAAGGTCGTAGGACGAACGGGAGCGGTTTTACGAAGGATAGAAGAGCAGTGCAGAAAGTACAGAAATGAATCTTTGGATTTTCagctgtaacttctgatccgATGCTCGCAGCCCATTGGGACCGTGCTCATTCGATTTCgctcgcaaaactacgtcggaatagcgcatCCGGTAATTTATTCGAGCACTTTCCAGAATCGtcaaattttcgccaaaaatacaaaggggttagccttactttttttttggccaaaaaattttgcgtctcagaatcgattcgtGTGGCCCTGTTTGGAgtaattggaccctcaggatTGCAGAAAACGCTGCGAAAAGGTCGTAGGACGAACGGGAGCGGATTTACGAAGGAAAGAAGAGCAGTGCAGAAAGTACAGAAATGAATCTTTGGTTTTTCagctgtaacttctgatccgATGCTCGCAGCCCATTGGGACCGTGTTCATTCGATTTCgctcgcaaaactacgtcggaatagcgcatcaaataatttattcgagcACTTTCCAgaatcgtcaaatttttaccaaagACACagaggggttagccttactttttttttagctaaaaaattttgcgtctcagAATCAATTCGTGTGGCCCTGTTTGGAgtaattggaccctcaggatTGCAGAAAACGCTGCGAAAAGGTCGTAGGACGAACGGGAGCGGATTTACAAAGGAAAGAAGAGCAGTGCAGAAAGTACACAAATGAATCTTTGGTTTTTCagctgtaacttctgatccgATGCTCGCAGCCCATTGGGACCGTGTTCATTCGATTTCgctcgcaaaactacgtcggaatagcgcatcaaataatttattcgagcACTTTCCAgaatcgtcaaatttttgccaaaaatacaaaggggttagccttcctttttttttggctaaaaaattttgcgtctcagaatcgattcgtGTGGCCCTGTTTGGAgtaattggaccctcaggatTGCAGAAAACGCTGCGAAAAGGTCGTACGACGAACGGGAGCGGATTTACAAAGGAAAGAAGAGCAGTGCAGAAAGTACAGAAATGAATCTTTGGTTTttcagctgtaacttttgatccgatGCTCGCAGTCCATTGGGACCGTGCCCATTCGATTTCgctcgcaaaactacgtcggaatagcgcatcaaataatttattcgagcACTTTCCAgaatcgtcaaatttttgccaaaaatacaaaggggttagccttactttttttttggccaaaaaattttgcgtctcagaatcgattcgtGTGGCCCTGTTTGGAgtaattggaccctcaggatTGCAGAAAACGCTGCGAAAAGGTCGTAGGACGAACGGGAGCGGATTTACGAAGGAAAGAAGAGCAGTGCAGAAAGTACAGAAATGAATCTTTGGTTTttcagctgtaacttttgatccgatGCTCGCAGTCCATTGGGACCGTGCCCATTCGATTTCgctcgcaaaactacgtcggaatagcgcatcaaataatttattcgagcACTTTCCAgaatcgtcaaatttttgccaaaaatacaaaggggttagccttactttttttttggccaaaaaattttgcgtctcagaatcgattcgtGTGGCCCTGTTTGGAgtaattggaccctcaggatTGCAGAAAACGCTGCGAAAAGGTCGTAGGACGAACGGGTGCGGATTTACGAAGGAAAGAAGAGCAGTGCAGACAGTACAGAAATGAATCTTTGGTTTttcagctgtaacttttgatccgatGCTCGCAGTCCATTGGGACCGTGCCCATTCGATTTCgctcgcaaaactacgtcggaatagcgcatcaaataatttattcgagcACTTTCCAgaatcgtcaaatttttgccaaaaatacaaaggggttagccttactttttttttggccaaaaaattttgcgtctcagaatcgattcgtGTGGCCCTGTTTGGAgtaattggaccctcaggatTGCAGAAAACGCTGCGAAAAGGTCGTAGGACGAACGGGTGCGGATTTACGAAGGAAAGAAGAGCAGTGCAGACAGTACAGAAATGAATCTTTGGTTTttcagctgtaacttttgatccgatGCTCGCAGTCCATTGGGACCGTGCCCATTCGATTTCgctcgcaaaactacgtcggaatagcgcatCAAACAATTTATTCGAGCACTTTCCAgaatcgtcaaatttttgccaaaaatacaaaggggttagccttactttttttttggccaaaaaattttgcgtctcagaatcgattccTGTGGCCCTGTTTGGAgtaattggaccctcaggatTGCAGAAAACGCTGCGAAAAGGTCGTAGGACGAACGGGTGCGGATTTACGAAGGAAAGAAGAGCAGTGCAGACAGTACAGAAATGAATCTTTGGTTTttcagctgtaacttttgatccgatGCTCGCAGCCCATTGGGACCGTGCTCATTCGATTTCgctcgcaaaactacgtcggaatagcgcatcaaataatttattcgagcACTTTCCagaatcgtaaaatttttgccaaaaatccAAAGGAATTTGTCTCAATCATTCCGTCACTGTCGAGTCACCACCCTCTTATCTCGGCATTGGTCTGCATCACTCATTCCCGACGTCATCGAGCcttgaggaagaaaaaagtgcATAGTCGACAGGACTAGACCAACACGGAAGACTGAATCATTCAAATAATCAGCCCTCATCTCATCAGAAGTCATTCGGAATCAAGGTGCTTCAATTTCACAAATGAATCAGCTGTGCGTCAGACAGAGACCTTAGTAGTCGTAATTCAATCCTTTAATGATCGTCGCAGCGATTCACTAAcaattgtacatattttttcccattcaCTTTTGTTAAAGCTTGACATAGTCCTATTACTGGTGCACGTCTCACTTACATCTTATGAGCTTGAGTAACTCAAACTTAACAAACGTTTCTTTTAACAATACATTTTTGTCAACCATTTAACAGTATTCCGTAACAATATAATTCCAATCTCATTATCACTTGTGCTCAACCAATACTGAAGAACCTCCTTCTTGGTGATGTATCTCAAACGACGAACTTCTAAAATGCGCAGCGAAGTCATCATATATGCAATATTCTGCGGCTTTTCGTTATCATCGACCATTTCATTGTTCCAATATTGTAGATGCGAATTATTTATCGTCTCATACGTAGAGAAGGCCAATGTCgtaataacaaaattattaacaatatttcttcaagtcaaatttcaaagctTTCTCTGTCCACTCATCATTCAGCAATTGTCAACATACCACATGGAATAAAAACACGTTTACCAACACCACATGATCGGCTCGTACCAATGATATATTCTCAATAGAAATTTGATACCTAATTAAAGCTCTTATTGTCTAGTCGTATAATGGTAATAACAATCTCTATACCGTACTAAAACTAGTCAACTTTCTTGTATACTCtattagaaaaaaactttGGGTTTGTGTCCACCCTCTACTCTAATGCTATGCTGAACTCTCAAGAACAAGCGCTTTTATTACGTTCAGTTTGTGAGAAAACTGAtcgtatgaataaaaataaagtgcCACCCAATTATCAAGTTGAATTCTTATATAAACAGTAGCGGGAGTAACCCggaacaataaaaattatcgtgGCAGTCTACATTTAATCACGAAATTAATCACGCCGTAACCAGTGCATATCCTagtttttcaatactttttctACACGATGGATTCATTCGTGATCACTTTTAGccatcaatatttttataactacATGCTTCTACGATTGCACTGAGAGCGTATCTTTGCATACAGTCATCAGATAAGCTGTCTTTTCAgcaaatttgcaaattttcgatATATCCAAATTCATTGACAACAGTCCGACTATTCAAGTCCCTCGATTTTAAAAAAGTCGTTTCTGATCTGTTCATGTTCCTACATTATAGATAAAAACCAATCAGCtactttcaattttaacatTGCTTCCATTATCCCACCTTATatagaatattatatttacttaatatactatacatatactttcATGTGTTGAGCCATCTAGGCTCACAAACAATTTTCGCAAATATTTAACACAATCtcaaaaacaacaaagttATATTGGCAcagcgtgaaaaaaatatacattattcATGCAATTATGCATATGATATAATAGTAGCCATAAAGGAAAGTCGTGCGATGTACGGAAAATAGCAAGTGCGTACTTCATCTCTAAGTCAAGTTCAAAGTAAACTTCGGTCACGCATATTcatattcttcaaatttcaccaTAGCACCGCAATCTTAGCCACTTTCCTTTACGTTACATATTGCGTGATAAACGCCAGCGCAACATTTTCAACACAGATACCTTTTGGTTTCTTTGGTCATTGAGTTTTATAGTGTATATACTTTGGTCTAAATTACAGCGTTAATATAAGCGGTGTAAAAgtcttttctcaaaatttatcaCTTTCGAATCCTCAGTAGAACGTGAACGCACTTCAAGTCacgcaaattttttaacattttattATCGACACATCTAATGGACATAGAATTTCCAACCCATACTAATTCTTTCTAATGTATAAATATCACATCTAATGATCGATATAATTTCGTAGCGTTTTCGAAAAGCGACGCCGATGTAAACATCtgataatgataaaattttcaacgcgaaattttcgccattttcacAAATAAAGAATCTCCGAAGCGCTTTTTTACACGCCTAAATCCGCGATACTCTCCATGGCGGTTCCGTACGAACAATGGCTAATGAAACTTGAAACATGTTTATTCTACAGAGTGGCTTTTCGTTGACATCGTCCCACTGAGCGCCagaatttttctctccaaCAGCCCCGAAAGCGGGCATTTATCGAGAGTCGACCGCAGCTACACGTAGTCACGATAGTCAACGCGACTGATGTTAATTTCACTAGTAGCACATATTGCAGTCCTTATTGATGTAAGTCTGACGAATTTGCTATTATTGTACTGTTCACTGGCGCTGCGAAGGAATTCACGATGTCCACAAGGCTCACATAGGTTCCAACCACGAGCCCCACAATTCCGAATAATATTAGGAAGATGTTCTTGATCAAGGACGACATGCCGGGTCCCATGTCGGGCCACATAACGCATATCTCGATTATGGCAGGAAAGGCGAGTCCTAGTGCCGAAAGACACAAGGCTCCAAACAGCGAGATGAAGAGACCCAGACGCGGCACAGCGATCGCCAGTATAACTGAAAAGCGGTTAAGATTTTGTATTAAGAAATGCAGGAATCGTTTTTCCCGCTTGCTTCGAAGTCGAATGATTTCATGTCCAAGTGACATTGTAACAAGAAGTTTTAGACCGGACATGAGTCAGCCCTTGAACTTCCTGTTTTCACGCTGCAGGTTCCAAGTtcatggagaaaaaaaagaattatgtCCAATTCGCGTTTCGAACTACAAAATTAGATTTGTGATTAACGATTTTGAAGCCTAATAAATTCatcattacaaattttggatgTCTGACCTTGCATTCGTTATCGGTAATCCAAAAAACCTTCGGCTAGCAATTTCTGCcaaaatcggaatattttcagatttgcGTTCAACTATTCAACAAACCGACAAGTGCGAATATTCATCGAAATCCAACTATCATcgtttttatttgattttttggaactttgtcatttaaataattgaaaacgtACCGAACCGATCAGTGCCAAAATGTAATCAGTTCTAAGTTTGGAGAAGCCACGTCGATTGAGatcaaaatcattgaaatccggtAACTGGTTCTCGAGCTATCGTCGAAGAAACAGGAAGTTAAAAATGTTCACCTGACTCCCTAAAGCGTCAACTTACAGGTGGCAATGGTGACGATTGTCCTCAGGACGTACTCCCAGAAAAGTTTGTTCTTAGGAATACGACGATCCAGGTAGGTGTTCCAGATGATCTCAACGGGCACGTAGCCTTGGAGGGCGTAAGTTATGAATATCGCGATGGCGAACATTATTTTTATGGCCTGTGCCATCCTGTGGGCGGAAACAGATAAAGAGAAATAAACATTGGGTCGATTATGGTGATTCAAGTGCGAATAGTGAGTAGCATTTGAAACATCGACATACACGTCCCCTTTAGGAAGATTCAAAGTAATGCTCCCTTCGGCTGCCGCCCCGTATTTGATATAACCAAAAACTCCGACCAGAATGTACAAGATCACGATGACGGTCATCCCGATGTTCAGTACGCCAAAGTAACCACCAAAGTTCTGGGGAGTCTTCATGTTGTTTTCCAAAGCTATGATCTATCGGTGACAGAAGAAGTGGTACAAGGTTTCTTTTCATGTAAATGAACTATTTCGAGGTGGACAATTGATTTTCAGTTAGGGTCATGAGGTTATAAAATAACTCACCACTCCGACAGCTTCCAA is a window encoding:
- the LOC124298304 gene encoding proton-coupled amino acid transporter-like protein CG1139 isoform X2, with protein sequence MPNAFYNSGLVTGVIATILIGILCTYCLHVLVKAQYKLCKRMKVPILSYPMSMKYALEQGPRWCKMFAPSAPGLVDGFLIAYQLGICCVYIVFVAENIKQVTDQYWPPIDAKLHMLILLVPLTLINYIRNLKVLAPFSSLANVITFVGLSMILYYVFDDLPSVSERELYGSLRNFSLYFGTTLFALEAVGVIIALENNMKTPQNFGGYFGVLNIGMTVIVILYILVGVFGYIKYGAAAEGSITLNLPKGDVMAQAIKIMFAIAIFITYALQGYVPVEIIWNTYLDRRIPKNKLFWEYVLRTIVTIATFILAIAVPRLGLFISLFGALCLSALGLAFPAIIEICVMWPDMGPGMSSLIKNIFLILFGIVGLVVGTYVSLVDIVNSFAAPVNSTIIANSSDLHQ